The following proteins are co-located in the Agromyces laixinhei genome:
- a CDS encoding ArsR/SmtB family transcription factor has protein sequence MARAATTSDVFNAIAEPRRRDILTLLRAGERPVSELAEELGMSQPGASKHLRVLREVGLVQDRKAGKQRVYGLDAGGLRAVHEWTGGFEQFWSENFDRLDAYVQELKQKREEE, from the coding sequence ATGGCACGAGCAGCGACGACCTCGGATGTCTTCAATGCGATCGCGGAGCCTCGGCGCCGAGACATCCTGACCCTGCTGCGCGCCGGCGAACGGCCCGTGTCGGAGCTCGCTGAGGAGCTGGGGATGTCCCAGCCGGGAGCATCCAAGCACCTGCGGGTGCTCCGCGAGGTCGGGTTGGTGCAGGACCGCAAGGCGGGAAAGCAGCGCGTGTACGGCCTCGACGCCGGTGGGCTGCGGGCGGTTCACGAGTGGACCGGCGGATTCGAGCAGTTCTGGAGCGAGAACTTCGACCGGCTGGACGCCTACGTGCAGGAACTCAAGCAGAAGAGGGAAGAGGAGTAG
- a CDS encoding class I SAM-dependent methyltransferase: MGDKSGEPELIGASTAAASIDLDDALWNPISTAALGRAHPLFDERVLDACCGDGASALSTAELVGPGGVVDAVDLAEPLVEAARERAGERMPQLRLHVADVTSWEPTGYDLVQCVLGVIDFDDLDAGTRHLIERARPGGRVAITVWARGAFEPLYDVLAEAVPGASRGTEMPRAAGLGSIDTAGTLAHWLTEFGLVGVRAHAVQRHLDLTPELAWALALGTGLRAQLDELDEASVAEVRVRYLAALEDRAVTSVDVSTLIAIGHRPVE, encoded by the coding sequence ATGGGGGACAAGTCGGGGGAACCTGAACTCATCGGAGCATCCACGGCCGCGGCATCGATCGACCTCGACGACGCGCTCTGGAATCCGATCTCGACCGCAGCACTGGGGCGGGCGCATCCGCTCTTCGACGAACGGGTGCTCGACGCGTGCTGCGGTGACGGGGCGTCGGCCCTGTCGACCGCCGAACTCGTCGGCCCCGGCGGCGTCGTCGACGCGGTCGACCTCGCCGAGCCGCTTGTCGAGGCGGCCCGCGAACGAGCGGGTGAGCGGATGCCGCAGCTGCGGCTGCACGTCGCCGACGTCACGAGCTGGGAGCCGACGGGGTACGACCTCGTGCAGTGCGTGCTCGGCGTCATCGACTTCGACGATCTCGACGCCGGCACACGCCACCTGATCGAGCGCGCCAGGCCCGGCGGCCGGGTCGCGATCACGGTCTGGGCGCGCGGCGCGTTCGAGCCGTTGTACGACGTGCTCGCCGAGGCAGTGCCGGGGGCTTCGCGAGGTACCGAGATGCCGCGTGCTGCGGGCCTCGGGTCGATCGACACTGCGGGCACGCTGGCGCACTGGCTGACCGAGTTCGGGCTCGTCGGGGTTCGCGCGCACGCCGTGCAGCGGCACCTCGACCTCACGCCGGAGCTCGCATGGGCGCTCGCGCTCGGCACCGGGTTGCGAGCGCAGCTCGACGAGCTCGACGAGGCGTCGGTCGCCGAGGTGCGAGTGCGCTACCTGGCCGCGCTCGAGGATCGGGCCGTGACCTCGGTCGACGTGTCGACGCTCATCGCGATCGGTCATCGCCCGGTCGAGTGA
- a CDS encoding FKBP-type peptidyl-prolyl cis-trans isomerase, with translation MNRVLRRAAPLALASATALLLAGCATTPDEPEATTDAAACMDVPAGELSDGVKVDGEFAGSPTAEFATPLEAEKLERTVAIEGDGDETAAGDPMNIVVTAFSGTSGEAIFSQPTTIKVGDEQVFESFRAGIDCVPVGSRTVTVAPASTLYGDTGNETIGVAAGETVVIVIDVVEVQEPLTPAEWTENVPEVKFGADGEPPVVTLPATDPSTELQMKVLEEGDGDEVQDGDNVTVQYQGISWTTGEIFDQSYTRGEPATFPTDGVIQGFGAALVGQKVGSKVIVTIPPELAYGTDAAAHELGGQTLVFLVEIEGTEAAS, from the coding sequence ATGAACCGTGTCCTGCGCCGCGCCGCGCCCCTCGCGCTCGCCTCCGCGACAGCCCTGCTCCTCGCCGGTTGTGCGACCACCCCCGACGAGCCCGAGGCGACGACGGACGCCGCGGCGTGCATGGACGTGCCCGCCGGTGAGCTCAGCGACGGAGTGAAGGTCGACGGCGAGTTCGCCGGATCCCCGACCGCCGAGTTCGCCACGCCGCTCGAGGCGGAGAAGCTCGAGCGCACGGTCGCCATCGAGGGCGACGGCGATGAGACCGCGGCCGGCGACCCGATGAACATCGTCGTGACGGCGTTCTCGGGTACGAGCGGCGAGGCCATCTTCTCGCAGCCGACCACGATCAAGGTCGGCGACGAGCAGGTCTTCGAGTCGTTCCGCGCCGGCATCGATTGCGTGCCGGTCGGCTCCCGCACCGTGACGGTCGCGCCCGCCTCGACGCTCTACGGCGACACGGGCAACGAGACCATCGGCGTCGCTGCCGGCGAGACGGTCGTCATCGTCATCGACGTCGTCGAGGTGCAGGAGCCCCTGACGCCGGCCGAGTGGACCGAGAACGTTCCCGAGGTGAAGTTCGGCGCAGACGGCGAGCCGCCCGTCGTGACCCTGCCCGCCACCGACCCGTCGACCGAGCTGCAGATGAAGGTGCTCGAAGAGGGCGACGGCGACGAGGTGCAAGACGGCGACAATGTCACCGTGCAGTACCAGGGCATCAGCTGGACCACGGGCGAGATCTTCGACCAGAGCTACACGCGCGGCGAGCCCGCGACCTTCCCGACCGATGGCGTCATCCAGGGCTTCGGCGCGGCACTCGTCGGCCAGAAGGTCGGCTCCAAGGTCATCGTGACCATTCCGCCGGAGCTCGCATACGGCACGGATGCCGCGGCGCACGAGCTCGGCGGACAGACGCTCGTCTTCCTCGTCGAGATCGAGGGCACCGAGGCCGCGAGCTAG
- a CDS encoding MFS transporter, translating into MASKKKVLIGVSIGQFAEFFDFTLYGLSAVILADYFFPAGDRFTGLLVIFATFGVAFVMRPVGGLFFGALGDRIGRRNVLTITILLMGICTALIGLLPGYAQIGWTASILLVLARLGQGFSAGGESVGGPSFVYEHAPVERRGLWINTTLAATAIPSVFASGLILLLRAVLSDEVFTDWGWRIPFLLALPLAGIGLWIRMRTEESEMFKNAAKERPKEFSPIKQSFRDNWVGMLQVFFILGLTALGFYTLSAYFVTYVQVAGNLTQEQALLTNAIAMGVYTFLLIYAGHLGDRFGRKPMLIAGSILLAVTSIPAFGLVTSGNVWLALVGQMIFLVSLACYGGGSQTFFTERFPTQTRFTSAAISYNVAYAVMGGTAPFVGTWLVESTGVNAAPGYYMAICAAIVVALIFISRLPETRGRRG; encoded by the coding sequence ATGGCGTCGAAGAAGAAGGTATTGATCGGCGTCAGTATCGGACAGTTCGCCGAGTTCTTCGACTTCACCCTGTACGGGCTGTCCGCCGTCATCCTTGCTGACTACTTCTTCCCTGCCGGCGATCGGTTCACGGGGCTCCTCGTCATCTTCGCCACCTTCGGTGTCGCGTTCGTCATGCGCCCGGTCGGCGGGCTGTTCTTCGGCGCGCTCGGCGACAGGATCGGGCGGCGGAACGTGCTGACCATCACCATCCTGTTGATGGGCATCTGCACGGCGCTCATCGGGCTGCTGCCTGGATACGCCCAGATCGGCTGGACCGCATCGATCCTGCTCGTGCTGGCGCGCCTCGGTCAGGGGTTCTCGGCGGGTGGTGAATCAGTGGGCGGACCGTCGTTCGTCTATGAGCACGCCCCGGTCGAGCGACGGGGTCTGTGGATCAACACCACACTCGCCGCGACTGCCATTCCGTCGGTGTTCGCCAGCGGTCTCATCCTGCTGCTTCGCGCGGTGCTCTCCGATGAGGTCTTCACCGACTGGGGTTGGCGTATTCCGTTCCTCCTGGCACTGCCGCTTGCGGGAATCGGTCTCTGGATTCGCATGCGCACCGAAGAGAGTGAGATGTTCAAGAACGCCGCGAAGGAGCGCCCGAAGGAGTTCAGTCCGATCAAGCAGTCGTTCCGAGACAACTGGGTCGGCATGCTCCAGGTGTTCTTCATCCTCGGCCTGACAGCGCTCGGGTTCTACACGCTGTCCGCCTACTTCGTCACCTACGTCCAGGTCGCCGGAAACCTCACGCAGGAACAGGCGCTGCTCACCAACGCCATCGCGATGGGCGTCTACACATTCTTGCTCATCTACGCGGGGCACCTCGGCGATCGATTCGGCCGCAAGCCGATGCTCATCGCCGGTTCGATCCTGCTTGCCGTCACCTCGATTCCGGCATTCGGCCTCGTGACCAGTGGAAACGTCTGGCTTGCGCTGGTCGGTCAGATGATCTTCCTCGTCTCCCTCGCCTGCTACGGGGGCGGCTCGCAGACCTTCTTCACCGAGCGCTTCCCGACCCAGACGCGCTTCACCTCCGCGGCGATCAGCTACAACGTCGCCTATGCGGTGATGGGTGGAACGGCACCGTTCGTGGGAACCTGGCTGGTCGAGAGCACCGGTGTGAACGCGGCGCCCGGCTACTACATGGCGATCTGCGCTGCGATCGTCGTCGCGCTCATCTTCATCTCCCGACTGCCGGAAACGCGCGGACGGCGCGGCTGA
- a CDS encoding FAD-dependent oxidoreductase yields MKSAAVVGAGISGLTAAIALANTGLTVRVLEKADAVRTAGSGIAIDPNAQAMLRRVKALDTALDGLPELRQFVGRDGAGRTLGRYDWTSRVIFFVKRPQLLKALYESALARGVEFHLNAEVASVTLDGTVVTTDGRTFRADLVVGADGVRSKVRRALPGTAVLRPLPFRATVTVIDPAEHPDENSYNGEWTEYWSGTKHVYSAPVGGGQTYYAFFSADFKRLPWRRITEERLAAEGLDDHDPAVWRKRFPILGSAIDRVPDTLRSSRFVEVHLRHWSAGRVVVIGDAAHAMAPALGSGGASGMMDAISLADYLHRDLSLASALSEWEADHRPLVDRIQRRSRGWATLFHCGPLVQRIIFAGVNNTAVLRSMRFGHLGRAPIN; encoded by the coding sequence ATGAAGTCGGCAGCGGTCGTCGGCGCGGGTATCAGCGGTTTGACCGCTGCGATCGCGCTTGCGAACACGGGACTCACAGTTCGAGTCCTCGAGAAGGCGGATGCCGTCAGGACTGCCGGGTCGGGCATCGCGATCGATCCGAACGCCCAGGCGATGCTGCGCCGAGTCAAAGCCCTGGACACCGCGCTTGATGGGTTGCCTGAGCTTCGGCAGTTCGTCGGACGCGATGGAGCGGGACGGACGCTCGGACGCTACGACTGGACCTCCCGGGTCATCTTCTTCGTCAAGCGGCCCCAGCTCTTGAAGGCCCTCTACGAGTCGGCACTCGCGCGGGGGGTGGAGTTCCACCTGAACGCCGAGGTGGCCTCGGTGACGCTTGACGGCACGGTTGTCACCACCGATGGCCGGACGTTTCGGGCGGACCTCGTCGTCGGTGCGGATGGAGTTCGCTCGAAAGTCCGCCGGGCTCTCCCTGGCACGGCGGTTCTCCGGCCGTTGCCGTTTCGCGCAACAGTCACCGTCATCGACCCCGCCGAGCACCCAGACGAGAACTCCTACAACGGTGAATGGACCGAGTACTGGAGTGGCACCAAGCATGTGTACTCTGCGCCTGTCGGGGGAGGTCAGACGTACTACGCGTTCTTCTCGGCCGACTTCAAGCGCCTACCCTGGCGTCGCATCACAGAAGAGCGGCTCGCTGCTGAAGGGCTCGACGACCACGATCCTGCCGTCTGGCGCAAGCGTTTCCCCATCCTCGGCAGCGCGATCGACCGAGTGCCGGACACGCTCCGGTCGTCCCGATTCGTCGAGGTTCACCTTCGGCATTGGAGCGCGGGCCGGGTGGTCGTGATCGGTGACGCTGCGCACGCCATGGCGCCGGCCCTCGGCAGCGGCGGTGCATCCGGAATGATGGATGCGATCAGCTTGGCTGACTACCTCCATCGAGATCTCTCGTTGGCCTCCGCCCTTTCGGAGTGGGAGGCGGATCATCGGCCGCTCGTCGACCGGATCCAGCGGAGGTCACGCGGCTGGGCCACGTTGTTCCATTGCGGGCCGCTGGTGCAGAGGATCATCTTCGCCGGCGTCAACAACACCGCCGTACTGCGATCGATGCGTTTCGGCCACCTCGGGAGGGCGCCTATCAACTAG
- a CDS encoding class II aldolase/adducin family protein, producing MTISYEHERTEVLRAQQRCWEQKLQSGNGGNVSVRIAGTDRMAVKATDTSFSSADPHSVVIADCSGELINGARPATKEAVLHGAIYAARADVTAIVHCHSPWAVGWSLTGEAIPNVTYHSALKLAQPVPVIDTGSYAVAPEQIEDVLALFASSGARAVILQGHGLVSVGVDIDDALCTAELVEETAHIAFVSRMLHR from the coding sequence ATGACGATCTCGTACGAGCATGAGCGCACGGAAGTGCTCAGAGCACAGCAGCGCTGTTGGGAACAGAAGCTCCAATCTGGAAACGGTGGAAACGTCTCCGTCCGAATCGCAGGAACTGATCGGATGGCGGTGAAGGCCACCGACACATCATTCAGCAGCGCCGATCCGCATTCAGTGGTGATTGCGGACTGCTCCGGTGAACTCATCAACGGAGCCCGCCCCGCCACGAAGGAAGCCGTGCTGCACGGTGCGATCTACGCGGCTCGCGCCGACGTGACCGCGATCGTGCATTGTCACTCGCCCTGGGCGGTCGGCTGGTCGCTCACCGGCGAGGCGATCCCGAACGTCACGTATCACTCGGCGTTGAAGCTCGCGCAGCCGGTACCGGTGATCGACACGGGGAGCTATGCGGTTGCGCCGGAACAGATCGAGGACGTTCTCGCATTGTTCGCGAGTTCCGGGGCACGGGCCGTCATATTGCAGGGGCATGGGCTCGTCAGCGTCGGCGTTGATATTGATGACGCGCTCTGTACTGCCGAGTTGGTCGAAGAGACGGCTCACATCGCATTCGTCAGCAGGATGCTGCACAGGTAA
- a CDS encoding Tm-1-like ATP-binding domain-containing protein, whose protein sequence is MNTIAVVASSDTKQAEIDFVSQQLTANGLRPLTIDTSTSKGHNSSSNISREAVVEAAGHHWADIEDESREFLLSAMADGASTLLAELQANGQLQGALGLGGLQNTTVAASAMQALPIGVPKIIVSTVACGTRTFDSVVGTSDIMVMPSITDLAGLNPISERILANSAAAVAGAVKAGGRPVEVAGLSLVGATLMGATNDGVVHAMDELRDSGYSVVPFHATGVGGQVLESLITAGSLSAVLDLTLHEIVYEYFGGGFGAGTDQRLIAAAEAGIPMVVAPGGLDFICQWRGELFADAEERKYIWHNENLAHVKLTEKEARDVTRIVVGRLNRAKGPVTVLLPTRGLRTFASVGGPLHDRVVDDAIIEEFQTGLSPRVRVATVEANLNDREFSRAAASELNRLLLLDRVVSA, encoded by the coding sequence ATGAACACGATCGCCGTCGTCGCGAGCAGCGACACGAAGCAAGCGGAGATCGACTTCGTCTCGCAGCAACTCACTGCCAATGGGCTCCGACCGTTGACCATCGACACCAGCACGTCGAAGGGTCACAACTCGTCCTCCAACATCTCCCGAGAGGCGGTGGTCGAGGCAGCGGGCCATCACTGGGCCGATATCGAAGACGAGTCGAGGGAGTTCCTCTTGTCCGCCATGGCGGACGGTGCTAGCACCCTCCTCGCTGAACTGCAGGCCAACGGGCAGTTGCAGGGCGCCCTCGGCTTGGGTGGCCTGCAGAACACCACCGTCGCGGCCAGTGCGATGCAAGCGCTGCCCATCGGGGTGCCCAAGATCATCGTGTCCACCGTCGCGTGTGGCACTCGCACCTTCGATTCGGTGGTCGGCACGAGCGACATCATGGTGATGCCGTCGATCACCGATCTCGCTGGCCTCAACCCGATCAGTGAGCGAATTCTCGCGAACTCGGCTGCCGCAGTGGCAGGTGCGGTGAAGGCCGGTGGGCGGCCGGTCGAGGTCGCCGGGCTCTCGCTGGTTGGTGCCACCCTGATGGGTGCGACCAACGACGGGGTCGTCCACGCGATGGATGAACTCCGGGACTCCGGGTACTCGGTGGTCCCCTTTCACGCGACCGGCGTCGGTGGGCAGGTGCTCGAGAGTCTCATCACTGCTGGATCGCTGTCTGCCGTGCTGGATCTCACGCTGCACGAAATCGTCTACGAGTACTTCGGTGGGGGATTCGGTGCCGGAACCGATCAGCGCCTCATCGCAGCCGCGGAGGCCGGCATCCCGATGGTGGTGGCCCCTGGTGGCCTCGACTTCATCTGTCAGTGGCGAGGTGAGCTCTTCGCGGACGCCGAAGAGCGAAAGTACATCTGGCACAACGAGAATCTCGCTCACGTCAAGCTTACCGAGAAGGAAGCGCGCGACGTCACACGCATCGTCGTCGGCCGCTTGAATCGGGCGAAGGGGCCGGTGACCGTGCTGTTGCCGACACGCGGTCTGCGAACCTTCGCGAGCGTGGGGGGCCCATTGCATGACCGTGTGGTCGATGACGCGATCATCGAAGAGTTCCAGACGGGTCTGTCGCCGAGAGTTCGAGTGGCGACCGTCGAGGCCAACCTGAATGACCGGGAATTCTCGCGTGCCGCCGCATCGGAACTGAACCGGCTGCTCCTATTGGATCGGGTGGTGTCCGCATGA
- a CDS encoding N-acyl homoserine lactonase family protein produces MTNLTIRPLNTGFVTTVPAEYLYHHSVHPYVEGATRDRIEIPDFAFLIEGGEHLALVDTGMSWTERASKYHHPGSRQPAGMAIHEQLAALDIQCEDIGVIAITHLHWDHSYYLEKFANATIYVHERELAFAQDPIPMYYKSYENAALGITPHFHGVNFTTISGERELIPGVRALETPGHSPGHISIEVDTAAGNFVCSGDSIFCPENLEPIPDLKYDITPPGRYVDAIGMWRSIVAQRDRVADPSYILGAHDLPLLERIRETPVLGLP; encoded by the coding sequence GTGACCAACCTTACGATCCGCCCGCTCAACACCGGCTTCGTCACCACCGTGCCCGCGGAGTACCTGTACCACCACTCCGTGCACCCGTACGTCGAGGGGGCGACACGCGACCGGATCGAGATTCCTGACTTCGCGTTCCTGATCGAAGGCGGCGAACACCTCGCCCTCGTCGATACGGGGATGAGCTGGACGGAACGGGCCTCCAAGTATCACCATCCGGGCTCTCGCCAACCGGCAGGCATGGCGATCCACGAACAGCTCGCTGCGCTCGACATCCAGTGTGAGGACATCGGCGTCATCGCCATCACGCATCTGCACTGGGACCACTCGTACTACCTGGAGAAATTCGCGAACGCGACGATCTACGTGCACGAGCGCGAGCTTGCATTCGCGCAGGACCCGATTCCCATGTACTACAAGTCATACGAGAACGCAGCCCTCGGGATCACGCCGCACTTCCATGGCGTGAACTTCACCACGATCAGCGGAGAGCGTGAGCTGATACCGGGCGTGCGCGCCCTGGAGACGCCCGGCCACTCACCCGGCCACATCTCGATCGAGGTCGATACCGCGGCCGGCAACTTCGTCTGCTCGGGTGACTCGATCTTCTGCCCAGAGAATCTCGAGCCGATCCCGGACCTGAAGTACGACATCACGCCGCCGGGGCGATATGTGGATGCGATCGGAATGTGGCGATCGATCGTCGCGCAGCGCGACAGAGTCGCCGACCCGAGCTATATCCTCGGTGCGCACGACCTCCCGCTCCTCGAGCGGATTCGCGAAACCCCGGTACTGGGGCTCCCATGA
- a CDS encoding LysR substrate-binding domain-containing protein, with product MRMTRFGQRQLEYFIAVAEAGSFRQAAEVVHVSQPSLSTQVAAMERALDAPLFHRHARGVSLTRVGRVLLKEARTAVAANDRAYRMAKLAADGENGELKFATITSIASGLVPRTLEHWRAKQPGIHIGMTEFRNPVALEQSIRDGHFDFAIGPEPTDRFTHTQLLGSEEFVILLPRDDVLLAETQLPLQALADRRWVLLSADNGVYRVHQELFAREKLQVAGAAHTSQTDVAVNLAAAGLGPTVVPRNMVPQHLLPLTRSIEPPFLREIFAYSLDTLDSLAARFVRELSLVIDAERTTGDPRPIR from the coding sequence ATGAGGATGACACGATTCGGTCAACGTCAACTCGAGTACTTCATCGCGGTCGCCGAGGCCGGGTCATTCCGCCAGGCGGCCGAGGTCGTGCACGTGTCGCAGCCGTCACTGTCGACCCAGGTGGCGGCGATGGAACGTGCCCTTGACGCCCCGCTTTTTCACCGCCACGCGCGAGGAGTGAGCCTGACGAGGGTCGGCAGGGTCCTGCTCAAAGAGGCTCGCACGGCTGTTGCTGCCAACGACCGCGCATATCGCATGGCGAAGCTCGCTGCTGACGGGGAAAACGGTGAGCTCAAGTTCGCAACCATCACCAGCATCGCCAGTGGGCTCGTGCCGCGCACGCTGGAGCATTGGCGCGCCAAGCAGCCGGGGATTCACATCGGCATGACCGAGTTCCGGAACCCCGTGGCGCTTGAGCAGTCGATTCGCGACGGGCACTTCGATTTCGCGATCGGGCCGGAACCCACGGACCGATTCACACACACGCAACTCCTGGGCTCAGAGGAGTTCGTCATCCTCCTGCCGCGAGACGACGTCCTCCTTGCGGAGACTCAGCTGCCGTTGCAGGCGCTCGCCGACCGCCGATGGGTGCTCCTCTCTGCCGACAACGGGGTGTATCGGGTGCACCAAGAGCTCTTCGCGAGAGAAAAGCTTCAAGTGGCGGGAGCTGCGCATACAAGTCAGACCGATGTCGCGGTGAACCTCGCAGCGGCCGGACTCGGTCCCACGGTTGTGCCGCGCAACATGGTGCCACAGCATCTGCTTCCACTCACCCGCTCCATCGAGCCGCCATTCCTTCGAGAGATCTTCGCATACTCGCTCGACACACTCGATTCGCTTGCAGCCCGCTTCGTGCGGGAGCTCAGTCTCGTCATCGACGCGGAACGCACCACGGGGGATCCGAGACCCATCCGATAG
- a CDS encoding energy-coupling factor transporter transmembrane component T, which yields MSGGGASGASGTAGASASGLPASTSGLPARAAVEFEPHTASLAVDPFAEHRVQRPARFLYSLNPLAKLVAPLAVMVIVVFSRGIALPLAFIVFAAAVLLIGAKLSGRAIAALLIGTPVAALALGVTFGVWIDPSSVADHPAASVTLISIGDWEFTLAAYLVGLATALRILAILLLSLIAGVTSTGTEFVRSMVENLRVPYRLGYTALAALRFVPRFGHELEIIRAAHRVRGTDVGRGPVAAVRRALGYIVPLLASAIRHAERVALAMDARAFGAHRTRTERHSSPWRVRDTVFVTCFLAVSIVIAVATWGR from the coding sequence GTGAGCGGGGGCGGCGCGAGCGGCGCGAGCGGCACGGCCGGCGCGAGTGCTTCGGGGCTCCCCGCGAGCACCTCGGGGCTCCCCGCGAGAGCCGCCGTGGAGTTCGAGCCGCACACGGCATCGCTCGCCGTCGACCCCTTCGCCGAGCACCGGGTGCAGCGACCCGCCCGATTCCTGTACTCGCTCAATCCGCTCGCGAAGCTCGTCGCTCCGCTCGCCGTCATGGTCATCGTCGTGTTCAGCCGGGGCATCGCCCTGCCGCTCGCGTTCATCGTGTTCGCGGCGGCGGTGCTGCTCATCGGCGCGAAGCTGTCGGGCCGGGCGATCGCCGCGCTCCTCATCGGAACCCCCGTCGCCGCCCTCGCGCTCGGCGTCACGTTCGGCGTGTGGATCGACCCGTCGAGCGTGGCCGACCACCCCGCGGCATCCGTCACCCTCATCTCGATCGGCGACTGGGAGTTCACCCTCGCGGCCTACCTGGTCGGCCTCGCGACGGCCCTGCGCATCCTCGCGATCCTGTTGCTCTCGCTCATCGCCGGCGTCACGTCGACCGGCACCGAGTTCGTGCGCTCGATGGTCGAGAACCTGCGCGTGCCCTACCGCCTCGGCTACACCGCCCTCGCGGCGCTGCGGTTCGTGCCTCGCTTCGGCCACGAGCTCGAGATCATCAGGGCCGCCCATCGCGTGCGCGGCACCGATGTCGGCCGCGGACCGGTCGCGGCTGTTCGTCGTGCGCTCGGCTACATCGTGCCGCTGCTCGCCTCGGCCATTCGGCACGCCGAACGGGTCGCGCTCGCGATGGACGCACGCGCCTTCGGTGCCCACCGCACCCGCACCGAGCGCCACTCCTCGCCGTGGCGCGTGCGCGACACCGTGTTCGTGACGTGCTTCCTCGCGGTGAGCATCGTCATCGCCGTTGCGACCTGGGGGCGCTGA